Proteins from a genomic interval of Diaminobutyricimonas aerilata:
- a CDS encoding SRPBCC domain-containing protein, whose translation MSGPVGLTRDAGWQIGVSRTVERSAEEVWRFLTSPDGIAIWLGEGVASIPDRGSPFETTAGVRGETRSLHELDRVRLTWRPRNWDHDTTLQLVVRSAGAGRARITVHQERLADAAERELQRGHWKGVVAALGDALLVSPASRSESE comes from the coding sequence ATGAGCGGTCCGGTCGGACTCACCCGCGATGCCGGGTGGCAGATCGGCGTCTCCCGCACGGTGGAGCGCTCGGCCGAGGAGGTGTGGCGCTTTCTCACGTCGCCCGACGGCATCGCGATCTGGCTGGGGGAGGGCGTCGCGAGCATCCCCGATCGTGGCTCGCCGTTCGAGACGACCGCGGGGGTGCGCGGCGAGACACGCAGCCTCCACGAACTCGACCGGGTGCGTCTCACCTGGCGCCCGCGGAACTGGGACCACGACACCACGCTCCAGCTCGTCGTGCGGTCGGCGGGCGCCGGTCGTGCGCGGATCACCGTGCACCAGGAACGACTCGCGGATGCGGCCGAGCGCGAGTTGCAGCGCGGGCACTGGAAGGGTGTCGTCGCCGCCCTCGGCGACGCGCTCCTCGTCTCGCCGGCCTCCCGGTCAGAGTCCGAGTAG
- a CDS encoding DUF3099 domain-containing protein yields MNHPADITSLPESPVEERRRRMIRYSVTMLIRLICLAACFFVEGWWLLLPASGAVVLPYIAVVLANAGDGSAPRRVTRPGSIVRSRPEDRP; encoded by the coding sequence ATGAACCATCCGGCCGACATCACCTCCCTCCCGGAATCACCGGTGGAGGAACGACGCCGCCGGATGATCCGCTACAGCGTCACGATGCTGATCCGACTGATCTGCCTCGCCGCGTGCTTCTTCGTCGAGGGCTGGTGGCTGCTGCTGCCCGCATCCGGCGCGGTGGTGCTGCCCTATATCGCCGTCGTGCTCGCCAACGCGGGCGACGGCAGCGCGCCCCGGCGGGTGACCCGACCCGGCTCGATCGTGCGATCCCGTCCCGAGGACCGTCCGTGA
- a CDS encoding YciI family protein, with protein MKYMLMMFGSAGEMMQTKSPEWIHEMTAFMVNIDEELRESGEMVFNAGLADGSAAKLVHADGLVTDGPFAEAKESLIGYWVLDVASEDRVHEIARSIANYAGVVEVRPLGERPPEV; from the coding sequence ATGAAGTACATGCTGATGATGTTCGGGTCGGCGGGCGAGATGATGCAGACCAAGTCGCCCGAATGGATCCACGAGATGACCGCCTTCATGGTGAACATCGACGAGGAGCTCCGCGAGAGCGGCGAGATGGTCTTCAACGCCGGGCTCGCCGACGGGAGCGCGGCGAAGCTCGTCCACGCCGACGGCCTCGTCACCGATGGGCCCTTCGCCGAGGCGAAGGAGTCGCTCATCGGCTACTGGGTGCTCGATGTCGCGAGCGAGGACCGCGTGCACGAGATCGCGCGCTCGATCGCGAACTATGCAGGGGTCGTCGAGGTCCGGCCGCTCGGTGAGCGGCCTCCGGAGGTGTGA
- a CDS encoding helix-turn-helix transcriptional regulator: MSTAQRRLETLALLQSHPGVSAPRLARMLGVTERTARRDVAHLRELGYRIDAEAGPAGGYRLAHGSTMPPLLLDADEVAAVALGLRTAATADGLETAAVTALAKLTQVVPARWRSRLDAFVDVQAAAPPPRCPGLDVLVATALACRAEEALRIRHRRSDTAPAVPIDVQPHRLVAVRRRWYLVAAPRNADQWHVYALDRVDSVQPLTARLPAPEAPLDATALVIDTLANGPWRYRIRVAVHTSGDLVRERVDPAVATVVNGEDDECELRFSTDDLDWAARWIAHLEFDIDVIEPAALTERLRALGRWLLERY, from the coding sequence ATGAGCACCGCACAACGCCGACTCGAGACGCTCGCGCTCCTGCAGTCACATCCGGGCGTCTCCGCGCCGCGCCTGGCGCGCATGCTCGGTGTCACCGAGCGCACCGCACGTCGGGACGTCGCGCACCTGCGAGAACTCGGCTACCGCATCGACGCCGAGGCGGGACCGGCCGGCGGGTACCGGCTCGCCCACGGCAGCACCATGCCGCCGCTGCTGCTGGATGCCGACGAGGTCGCGGCGGTCGCACTGGGCCTGCGGACCGCGGCGACCGCGGACGGCCTGGAGACGGCCGCGGTGACCGCGCTCGCGAAGCTCACCCAGGTGGTCCCCGCGCGGTGGAGGTCCCGACTGGACGCCTTCGTCGACGTGCAGGCGGCGGCGCCGCCACCGAGATGCCCGGGGCTCGACGTGCTCGTTGCGACGGCGCTCGCGTGCCGGGCTGAGGAGGCGCTCCGCATCCGCCATCGCCGCAGCGACACGGCGCCTGCCGTGCCGATCGACGTGCAACCGCATCGTCTCGTGGCGGTGCGTCGCCGCTGGTATCTGGTCGCTGCCCCTCGAAACGCCGACCAGTGGCACGTCTACGCGCTCGACCGCGTCGACTCGGTGCAGCCGCTCACCGCGCGGCTGCCCGCCCCCGAGGCGCCGCTCGATGCCACCGCGCTCGTGATCGACACACTCGCGAACGGCCCGTGGCGGTACCGGATCCGCGTCGCCGTGCACACCTCGGGCGACCTCGTGCGCGAACGGGTGGACCCGGCGGTCGCGACGGTCGTCAACGGTGAGGACGACGAATGCGAACTGCGGTTCAGCACCGACGACCTCGATTGGGCCGCCCGCTGGATCGCCCACCTCGAATTCGACATCGACGTCATCGAACCGGCCGCTCTCACCGAGCGTCTGCGGGCGCTCGGCCGGTGGTTGCTCGAGCGGTACTGA
- a CDS encoding RidA family protein, which translates to MDTITLLRPEGLVTSPAFSHVAVVPPGATTVYIGGQNAVDADGRLIGAGDAAAQTRRVMENLLVALRAADARVADIVSMTILVVDGVDLGAAYAEAAAVLDGAVSTVTVARVAGLAVPGALVEVNAVAAVMR; encoded by the coding sequence ATGGACACCATCACTCTGCTCCGCCCCGAGGGTCTCGTCACCTCGCCCGCCTTCAGCCACGTCGCGGTCGTGCCGCCCGGAGCGACCACGGTCTACATCGGAGGTCAGAACGCGGTGGACGCCGACGGGCGTCTCATCGGCGCCGGCGATGCGGCCGCGCAGACCCGCCGCGTCATGGAGAACCTCCTCGTCGCCCTCCGGGCTGCCGACGCGCGCGTCGCGGACATCGTGTCGATGACCATCCTCGTCGTCGACGGGGTCGATCTCGGGGCGGCGTACGCCGAGGCCGCTGCGGTGCTCGACGGAGCGGTCTCCACCGTCACGGTCGCTCGGGTGGCGGGACTCGCCGTTCCCGGTGCGCTCGTCGAGGTGAACGCTGTCGCCGCGGTGATGCGATGA
- a CDS encoding biotin transporter BioY, with translation MTSAALAPTLSDRVFGRSLVMDATLVAAGAALTAILAQVAVPLWPVPITGQTLAVLLVGSSLGAVRGALSMVLYAVLGVVGLPVFSDASSGWQVIGGPTGGYIVGFIFAAALTGWLAQRSWDRKMLKALAVFLAGTGVTFVFGLPWLALVLGLDLAGTLEGGLYPFIVGGIAKSVLAAGLMPLAWRAIERADAAAPHRD, from the coding sequence ATGACCAGCGCTGCCCTCGCCCCGACTCTCTCCGACCGCGTCTTCGGCCGAAGCCTCGTCATGGACGCGACTCTCGTGGCCGCCGGAGCCGCGCTCACCGCGATCCTGGCCCAGGTCGCCGTACCGCTGTGGCCGGTGCCGATCACGGGTCAGACGCTCGCGGTGCTGCTCGTCGGCAGCTCGCTCGGTGCCGTGCGCGGTGCCCTCTCGATGGTGCTGTACGCCGTCCTCGGCGTCGTCGGCCTTCCCGTGTTCAGCGACGCGTCGTCGGGCTGGCAGGTCATCGGCGGTCCGACCGGCGGGTACATCGTCGGCTTCATCTTCGCCGCCGCCCTCACCGGATGGCTCGCGCAGCGCAGCTGGGACCGCAAGATGCTCAAGGCGCTCGCGGTGTTCCTCGCCGGCACCGGCGTGACCTTCGTCTTCGGTCTGCCCTGGCTCGCTCTCGTGCTGGGTCTCGACCTGGCGGGCACGCTCGAGGGCGGCCTGTACCCGTTCATCGTCGGCGGCATCGCCAAGTCGGTGCTCGCGGCGGGCCTCATGCCGCTCGCCTGGCGCGCGATCGAGCGTGCCGACGCGGCCGCCCCGCACCGCGACTGA
- the glgC gene encoding glucose-1-phosphate adenylyltransferase, protein MASKKIFGIVLAGGEGKRLMPLTADRAKPAVPFGGGYRLIDFALSNLVNSGLRQIVVLTQYKSHSLDRHVSQTWRLSGLLGSYIASVPAQQRLGKRWFAGSADAILQSLNLLRDEKPDIVVVVGADHVYRMDFTQMIDAHIASGAGATVAAIRQPLSLADQFGVIQIDEQNPDRIAAFLEKPKDAVGLADSPDEILASMGNYVFDADVLIEAVRRDGERSDSNHDMGGDIIPDFVKRGEAGVYDLNRNHVPGSTDRDKFYWRDVGTIESFFDAHQDLVSALPVFNLYNREWPIFSQQLNSPPAKFVRDANNNVGTAIDSIVSLGCVVQGSHIERSVLGPWSMIESGAKIVNSVVFERAHIGAGATISMAILDKDVVVAPGATVGVDHDLDRTRGFTVTDSGITVVGKGVRVD, encoded by the coding sequence ATGGCGTCAAAGAAGATCTTCGGCATCGTGTTGGCCGGTGGCGAGGGCAAGCGCCTCATGCCGCTCACCGCGGACCGGGCCAAGCCCGCCGTGCCGTTCGGGGGCGGATACCGACTCATCGACTTCGCCCTGTCGAACCTGGTCAACTCGGGACTGCGCCAGATCGTCGTGTTGACGCAGTACAAGTCGCACAGCCTCGACCGCCACGTGTCGCAGACGTGGCGCCTGTCCGGACTGCTGGGCTCCTACATCGCCTCGGTGCCCGCCCAGCAGCGGCTCGGCAAGCGCTGGTTCGCGGGCAGCGCCGACGCCATCCTGCAGAGCCTCAACCTGCTGCGCGACGAGAAGCCCGACATCGTGGTCGTGGTCGGCGCCGACCACGTCTACCGCATGGACTTCACCCAGATGATCGACGCCCACATCGCCTCCGGCGCGGGAGCGACCGTCGCCGCGATCCGGCAGCCGTTGTCGCTCGCCGACCAGTTCGGCGTCATCCAGATCGACGAGCAGAACCCCGACCGCATCGCCGCCTTCCTCGAGAAGCCGAAGGATGCGGTGGGCCTCGCCGACTCCCCCGACGAGATCCTCGCCTCGATGGGCAACTACGTCTTCGACGCCGACGTGCTCATCGAGGCCGTGCGCCGCGACGGGGAACGCTCCGATTCGAACCACGACATGGGCGGCGACATCATCCCCGACTTCGTGAAGCGGGGCGAGGCCGGCGTGTACGACCTCAACCGCAACCACGTGCCGGGCTCCACCGATCGCGACAAGTTCTACTGGCGTGACGTGGGGACCATCGAGTCGTTCTTCGACGCCCACCAGGATCTCGTCTCCGCGCTGCCGGTGTTCAACCTCTACAACCGCGAATGGCCGATCTTCAGCCAGCAGCTCAACTCCCCGCCGGCGAAGTTCGTGCGCGACGCCAACAACAACGTCGGCACCGCGATCGACTCGATCGTGTCGCTCGGCTGCGTCGTGCAGGGCTCGCACATCGAACGCAGTGTTCTCGGACCGTGGTCGATGATCGAGTCGGGAGCGAAGATCGTGAACTCGGTCGTGTTCGAGCGCGCCCACATCGGTGCGGGGGCCACGATCTCGATGGCTATCCTGGACAAGGATGTGGTCGTCGCGCCGGGAGCGACCGTCGGTGTCGACCACGACCTCGACCGCACCCGCGGGTTCACCGTCACCGACTCGGGCATCACCGTCGTCGGCAAGGGCGTGCGGGTCGACTGA
- a CDS encoding SURF1 family protein — protein sequence MSGGWRFALSRRWVGYLALTVVFAVACALLGNWQWSRNEQRLAEIELVERNYDAPPVDLADALADPAAFDEDEEWQPVLLRGRYLTEEQVVVRNRPRSGSPGFEVLVPFRTDDGEVFVVDRGWVPVSGDDQNQPDAVPEAPTGDVEVVARLKPGEPEIAGRSAPDGQLATIHLPAFADRIPGEVYTGAYGLLVSEDPAPVERPLPNFKPEPDPGPHLSYTFQWFIFGLLAFIGLGWAVRQEYRARNADDPDEQRRAAERERRRSTKVDDADVEDALLDRR from the coding sequence ATGAGCGGCGGCTGGCGCTTCGCCCTCTCGCGGCGCTGGGTCGGTTACCTCGCACTCACGGTCGTGTTCGCCGTGGCGTGCGCGCTGCTGGGCAACTGGCAATGGTCGCGCAACGAGCAACGCCTCGCCGAGATCGAGCTCGTCGAGCGCAACTACGACGCCCCGCCCGTGGACCTCGCGGATGCCCTCGCCGATCCGGCCGCGTTCGATGAGGACGAGGAATGGCAGCCGGTGCTGCTGCGCGGCCGCTACCTGACCGAGGAGCAGGTCGTCGTGCGGAACCGTCCGCGCTCGGGGAGCCCGGGTTTCGAGGTGCTCGTGCCGTTCCGTACCGACGACGGCGAGGTGTTCGTCGTCGACCGCGGCTGGGTGCCGGTGTCGGGCGACGACCAGAACCAGCCGGACGCGGTGCCCGAGGCGCCCACCGGCGACGTCGAGGTCGTCGCGCGGCTGAAGCCGGGCGAGCCGGAGATCGCCGGGCGCTCCGCGCCCGACGGGCAGCTCGCGACCATCCATCTGCCCGCTTTCGCCGACCGCATCCCGGGCGAGGTCTACACGGGCGCCTACGGACTGCTCGTCTCGGAGGACCCGGCGCCCGTCGAGCGTCCGTTGCCGAACTTCAAGCCGGAACCCGATCCCGGGCCTCACCTGTCGTACACGTTCCAGTGGTTCATCTTCGGCCTGCTCGCGTTCATCGGACTCGGCTGGGCGGTGCGCCAGGAGTACCGCGCCCGCAACGCGGACGACCCGGACGAGCAACGCCGCGCGGCCGAACGTGAACGCCGCCGCTCGACGAAGGTCGATGACGCCGACGTCGAGGACGCCCTGCTCGACCGCCGCTGA
- the serB gene encoding phosphoserine phosphatase SerB, translated as MPRFLVVLDVDSTLIEDEAIELLAAEAGSLDRVADVTARAMNGELDFASSLRERVATLAGLSTDVFARVGERIRLTDGVPELIAGVQGAGGAVAVVSGGFHELLDPLASRLGLDRWEANRLETAGDVLTGRVDGPVVDARAKATAVDRWRAELGATTVVAIGDGANDLLMMERAELSIAFDAKAPVRERADLVLDERDLSRVLPLLGL; from the coding sequence GTGCCCCGGTTCCTCGTCGTGCTCGACGTCGACTCCACCCTCATCGAGGATGAGGCGATCGAGCTCCTCGCCGCCGAAGCGGGTTCGCTCGACCGGGTCGCCGACGTGACCGCGCGGGCGATGAACGGCGAGCTCGATTTCGCGTCGAGCCTGCGGGAACGCGTCGCCACGCTCGCGGGTCTGTCGACCGACGTCTTCGCCCGGGTGGGCGAGCGCATCCGCCTCACCGACGGCGTGCCCGAGCTGATCGCCGGCGTGCAGGGCGCCGGCGGCGCGGTCGCCGTCGTCTCCGGCGGGTTCCACGAGCTGCTCGATCCCCTCGCCTCCCGCCTGGGCCTCGACCGGTGGGAGGCCAACCGCCTGGAGACCGCCGGCGATGTGCTCACGGGCCGGGTGGACGGGCCCGTCGTCGACGCCCGCGCGAAGGCGACCGCGGTCGACCGGTGGCGCGCGGAGCTCGGCGCCACGACCGTCGTGGCGATCGGCGACGGCGCGAACGACCTGCTCATGATGGAGCGGGCCGAGCTCTCCATCGCGTTCGACGCGAAGGCGCCCGTGCGCGAGCGCGCCGACCTCGTGCTCGACGAACGCGACCTGTCGCGGGTGCTGCCGCTACTCGGACTCTGA
- a CDS encoding beta-ketoacyl-ACP reductase, whose translation MTTPRTVLITGGNRGIGFAIAQEFLAQGHRVAVTARSGSGPEGALTVRADVTDAAAIDAAFTEVEQQLGPVEVVVANAGITRDMLLMRMSEDDFDTVVDTNLGGSFRVVKRASKGMLKARFGRVILVSSVVGLLGGAGQVNYSSSKAGLVGMARSITRELGARGITANVVAPGFIETDMTAELPEAQQAEYKKSIPAGRFASPEEVAKVIAWLASDDAGYISGAVIPVDGGLGMGH comes from the coding sequence GTGACCACTCCACGCACCGTTCTCATCACCGGCGGAAACCGCGGCATCGGCTTCGCCATCGCCCAGGAGTTCCTCGCACAGGGCCACCGCGTCGCGGTCACCGCGCGCAGCGGATCCGGGCCGGAGGGCGCACTCACCGTGCGTGCCGACGTCACCGACGCCGCGGCGATCGATGCGGCGTTCACCGAGGTCGAGCAGCAGCTCGGACCGGTGGAGGTCGTGGTCGCCAACGCCGGCATCACCCGCGACATGCTGCTCATGCGGATGTCCGAGGACGACTTCGACACGGTCGTGGACACCAACCTCGGCGGCTCCTTCCGTGTGGTCAAGCGCGCGTCGAAGGGGATGCTGAAGGCCCGGTTCGGGCGCGTCATCCTCGTCTCGAGCGTCGTCGGTCTGCTCGGCGGCGCCGGACAGGTCAACTACTCCTCGTCGAAGGCCGGTCTCGTCGGCATGGCCCGCTCGATCACGCGCGAGCTCGGAGCCCGCGGCATCACCGCGAACGTCGTCGCGCCCGGTTTCATCGAGACCGACATGACCGCCGAGCTGCCGGAGGCGCAGCAGGCGGAGTACAAGAAGAGCATCCCGGCCGGCCGTTTCGCCTCTCCCGAAGAGGTCGCCAAAGTCATCGCGTGGCTCGCGAGCGACGACGCCGGGTACATCTCCGGCGCCGTGATCCCGGTCGACGGCGGCCTCGGCATGGGGCACTGA
- the glgA gene encoding glycogen synthase, which produces MRVDLLSREYPPDVYGGAGVHVAELVKALRTEIDVLVRCFGNPRDEPGVYGYLVPAQLTGANPALATLGVDLQMAQDAGGADLVHSHTWYANAAGRLAALLHDIPHVVTAHSLEPLRPWKAEQLGGGYRVSSWIERDAFESADAVIAVSHGMRRDILRSYPSLDESRVQVVHNGIDLQKWTRREDAELVRSLGVDPDRPSVVFVGRITRQKGLPYLLRAASRLPADVQLVLCAGAPDTPEILAEVQAGVAALQEERSGVVWIDRLLEQHQLAAVLSHATTFVCPSVYEPLGIVNLEAMACGAPVVATATGGIPEVVADGVTGRLVPIEQADDGTGTPLDEERFVADLAAALTEVVTDPQTARRMGAEGRARAEAEFAWSQIATRTREVYESLLA; this is translated from the coding sequence GTGCGCGTGGATCTTCTCAGCCGTGAATACCCGCCGGACGTCTACGGAGGCGCCGGGGTGCATGTCGCCGAGCTCGTGAAGGCGTTGCGCACCGAGATCGACGTGCTCGTGCGCTGCTTCGGCAACCCGCGCGACGAGCCCGGTGTGTACGGATATCTCGTGCCCGCTCAGCTCACCGGTGCCAATCCCGCCCTCGCGACCCTCGGCGTCGACCTGCAGATGGCGCAGGATGCCGGCGGTGCCGACCTGGTGCATTCGCACACCTGGTACGCGAACGCCGCCGGTCGCCTCGCGGCGCTGCTGCACGACATCCCGCACGTCGTCACCGCCCACAGCCTCGAGCCGCTGCGTCCGTGGAAGGCCGAACAGCTCGGCGGCGGATACCGCGTGTCGAGCTGGATCGAGCGCGACGCGTTCGAATCGGCGGATGCGGTCATCGCCGTGAGCCACGGCATGCGTCGCGACATCCTGCGCTCGTATCCCTCGCTCGACGAGTCGCGCGTGCAGGTGGTGCACAACGGCATCGACCTGCAGAAGTGGACCCGCCGCGAGGATGCGGAGCTCGTGCGTTCTCTCGGGGTGGACCCCGACCGGCCCTCCGTCGTTTTCGTCGGTCGGATCACGCGGCAGAAGGGGCTGCCGTACCTGCTGCGCGCCGCCTCGCGACTGCCCGCCGACGTGCAGCTCGTGCTGTGCGCGGGCGCGCCGGACACCCCGGAGATCCTCGCGGAGGTGCAGGCCGGCGTCGCCGCGCTGCAGGAGGAGCGCAGTGGTGTCGTGTGGATCGACCGACTGCTCGAGCAGCATCAGCTCGCCGCTGTGCTGTCGCACGCGACGACCTTCGTCTGCCCGAGCGTCTACGAGCCGCTCGGCATCGTGAACCTCGAGGCGATGGCGTGCGGTGCGCCGGTGGTCGCGACCGCGACCGGCGGCATCCCCGAGGTCGTCGCCGACGGTGTGACGGGACGCCTCGTGCCGATCGAGCAGGCCGACGACGGCACGGGCACGCCGCTCGACGAGGAGCGCTTCGTCGCGGACCTCGCAGCGGCGCTCACCGAGGTCGTCACCGACCCGCAGACGGCCCGCCGGATGGGTGCGGAGGGCCGCGCCCGGGCCGAAGCGGAGTTCGCCTGGTCGCAGATCGCGACACGCACGCGCGAGGTCTACGAGTCCCTGCTCGCCTGA
- a CDS encoding ABC-F family ATP-binding cassette domain-containing protein: protein MLSVHDLEIRVGARLLMQGVDFRVDRGDKIGLVGRNGAGKTTLTKTLAGETQPTAGKIERTGEIGYLPQDPRSGDPEELARTRILNARGLGSIVLGMQEATLEMASTDDAVSAAAMKRYGNLTDRFQALGGYSAEAEAASIASNLNLPDRILDQPLKTLSGGQRRRIELARILFSDADTMILDEPTNHLDADSVVWLREFLKSFQGGFIVISHDVDLVGETVNKVFYLDGNRQVIDVYNMGWKHYLRQREADEERRRKERANAEKKATSLQLQAARFGAKASKAAAAHQMIARAERLLSGLEEVRQVDRVAKLRFPDPAPCGRTPLMASGLSKSYGSLEIFSAVDLAIDRGSKVVVLGLNGAGKTTLLRILAGVDKPDTGQVEPGHGLKIGYYAQEHETIDVKRSVLQNMMSSSPSLNETEARKVLGSFLFTGDDAHKLAGVLSGGEKTRLALAMIVVSGANVLLLDEPTNNLDPASREEILDALAHYAGSVVLVSHDEGAVEALNPERVLILPDGVEDHWNKDYADLISLA, encoded by the coding sequence GTGCTCAGCGTGCACGACCTCGAGATCCGGGTAGGTGCCCGGCTGCTCATGCAGGGCGTCGATTTCCGCGTCGACCGCGGCGACAAGATCGGCCTCGTCGGCCGCAACGGTGCCGGCAAGACGACCCTCACGAAGACCCTCGCGGGGGAGACCCAGCCCACCGCGGGCAAGATCGAACGCACCGGCGAGATCGGCTACCTGCCCCAGGACCCGCGCTCCGGTGACCCGGAGGAGCTGGCCCGCACGCGCATCCTGAACGCTCGCGGGCTCGGCTCCATCGTGCTCGGCATGCAGGAGGCCACGCTCGAGATGGCGAGCACGGATGACGCGGTGAGCGCGGCGGCGATGAAGCGGTACGGCAACCTCACCGACCGCTTCCAGGCCCTCGGCGGATACTCCGCCGAAGCGGAGGCCGCGTCGATCGCGAGCAACCTCAATCTGCCCGACCGCATCCTCGACCAGCCTCTGAAGACCCTCTCCGGCGGGCAGCGGCGACGCATCGAACTCGCCCGCATCCTGTTCAGCGACGCCGACACGATGATCCTCGATGAGCCGACCAACCACCTCGACGCCGACTCGGTCGTGTGGCTGCGCGAATTCCTCAAGAGCTTCCAGGGCGGGTTCATCGTCATCAGCCACGACGTCGACCTCGTGGGGGAGACCGTCAACAAGGTCTTCTACCTCGACGGCAACCGTCAGGTGATCGACGTCTACAACATGGGCTGGAAGCACTACCTGCGGCAGCGCGAGGCCGACGAGGAACGTCGCCGCAAGGAACGCGCCAACGCCGAGAAGAAGGCCACCTCGCTGCAGCTGCAGGCGGCCCGCTTCGGCGCGAAAGCGTCCAAGGCGGCCGCAGCGCACCAGATGATCGCGCGCGCCGAGCGGCTGCTCTCCGGGCTCGAGGAGGTGCGCCAGGTCGACCGGGTCGCGAAGCTGCGGTTCCCGGATCCCGCACCGTGCGGACGCACGCCGCTCATGGCGTCCGGTCTCAGCAAGAGCTACGGCTCGCTGGAGATCTTCTCCGCGGTCGACCTCGCGATCGACCGCGGCTCGAAGGTCGTCGTGCTGGGACTCAACGGTGCGGGCAAGACGACCCTGCTGCGCATCCTCGCCGGCGTCGACAAGCCCGACACGGGCCAGGTCGAGCCCGGCCACGGCCTGAAGATCGGGTACTACGCGCAGGAGCACGAGACGATCGACGTCAAGCGCTCCGTGCTGCAGAACATGATGTCGTCGTCCCCGTCGCTCAACGAGACGGAGGCGCGCAAGGTGCTCGGCTCGTTCCTGTTCACCGGTGACGACGCGCACAAGCTCGCCGGGGTGCTCTCCGGTGGGGAGAAGACGCGACTGGCGCTCGCGATGATCGTCGTGTCGGGCGCGAACGTGCTGCTGCTCGACGAGCCGACGAACAACCTCGACCCGGCGAGCCGCGAGGAGATCCTCGACGCCCTCGCCCACTACGCGGGCTCGGTCGTGCTCGTCAGCCACGACGAGGGCGCGGTCGAGGCGCTCAACCCCGAGCGCGTGCTGATCCTCCCCGACGGCGTCGAGGACCACTGGAACAAGGACTACGCCGACCTCATCTCCCTCGCCTGA
- a CDS encoding RNA polymerase sigma factor: protein MSDSPMGTSRAVEDLLRACAPQVLGILVRRHGQFEACEDATQEALIAAARAWHDEGIPEHPRAWLLAVAQRRLIDEWRSESARRRREGESALLEAATVPDVPERDDTLDLLVLCCHPSVSVPSQIALTLRAVGGLTTAEIAAAFLVPEATMAQRISRAKQRIAAEGAEFGQAGAGELAARLPAVTRVLYLVFNEGYAATAGELVHRSELTLEGIRLARLLRASVPDDGEVAGLLALMLLTDARRAARIDADGSLVPLDEQDRRLWDAAMIAEGVQLVGGTLGRGPVGPYQLQAVIAALHDEAASDADTNWPQILALYDVLERVAPGPVVTLNRAVALARVHGPRAALDLLDTLDADTRMTGNHRLHAVRAHLFERVGDIPAAVECFETAARLTRSVQEQRYLGLRAARLRA, encoded by the coding sequence GTGAGCGACTCCCCGATGGGCACGTCGCGGGCCGTCGAGGACCTGCTGCGCGCGTGCGCGCCGCAGGTGCTCGGCATCCTCGTGCGGCGGCACGGCCAGTTCGAGGCGTGTGAGGACGCGACCCAGGAGGCGCTCATCGCCGCCGCGCGCGCCTGGCACGACGAAGGCATCCCCGAGCATCCGCGTGCGTGGCTCCTCGCGGTGGCGCAACGCCGATTGATCGACGAGTGGCGCAGCGAGAGCGCCCGACGTCGCCGCGAGGGGGAGTCGGCACTGCTCGAGGCGGCGACGGTACCGGATGTGCCCGAGCGGGACGACACGCTCGACCTGCTCGTGCTGTGCTGTCATCCGAGCGTGTCGGTGCCCTCCCAGATCGCGTTGACGCTGCGGGCGGTGGGTGGACTGACGACGGCCGAGATCGCCGCGGCGTTCCTCGTGCCTGAGGCGACGATGGCCCAGCGCATCAGCCGCGCGAAGCAGCGCATCGCGGCCGAGGGGGCCGAGTTCGGACAGGCGGGCGCCGGCGAGCTCGCGGCGCGCCTCCCCGCGGTGACGCGCGTGCTCTACCTCGTGTTCAACGAGGGGTACGCCGCCACGGCCGGCGAGCTCGTGCACCGCTCCGAACTGACCCTCGAGGGCATCCGGCTGGCGCGCCTGCTGCGCGCGAGCGTGCCGGACGACGGCGAGGTCGCGGGTCTGCTCGCCCTCATGCTGCTGACCGACGCGCGCCGCGCGGCACGGATCGACGCGGACGGGTCGCTCGTACCGCTCGACGAGCAGGACCGGCGACTGTGGGACGCCGCGATGATCGCCGAGGGCGTGCAGCTCGTCGGCGGCACGCTCGGGCGCGGCCCCGTCGGTCCGTACCAGCTGCAGGCCGTGATCGCCGCGCTCCACGACGAGGCTGCGAGCGATGCCGACACCAACTGGCCGCAGATCCTCGCCCTCTACGACGTGCTCGAGCGGGTGGCCCCGGGACCCGTCGTGACGCTCAACCGAGCCGTGGCGCTCGCCCGCGTTCACGGACCGCGTGCGGCGCTAGACCTGCTCGATACCCTCGACGCGGACACGCGGATGACAGGGAACCACCGCCTGCACGCCGTGCGGGCGCACCTGTTCGAGCGCGTCGGCGACATCCCCGCCGCGGTGGAGTGCTTCGAGACCGCCGCGCGACTCACCCGGAGCGTGCAGGAGCAGCGTTACCTCGGATTGCGGGCGGCACGGCTCCGTGCCTGA